One window of Equus asinus isolate D_3611 breed Donkey chromosome 7, EquAss-T2T_v2, whole genome shotgun sequence genomic DNA carries:
- the GMFB gene encoding glia maturation factor beta isoform X1 — protein sequence MSESLVVCDVAEDLVEKLRKFRFRKETNNAAIIMKIDKDKRLVVLDEELEGISPDELKDELPERQPRFIVYSYKYQHDDGRVSYPLCFIFSSPVGCKPEQQMMYAGSKNKLVQTAELTKVFEIRNTEDLTEEWLREKLGFFH from the exons ATG agtGAGTCTTTGGTGGTTTGTGATGTCGCTGAAGATTTAGTGGAAAAGCTGAGAAAGTTTCGTTTTCGCAAAGAAACGAACAATGCTGCCATTATAA tgaagATTGATAAGGATAAACGCCTGGTGGTACTGGATGAAGAGCTTGAG GGCATTTCACCAGATGAACTTAAAGATGAACTACCTGAACGACAGCCTCG CTTCATTGTGTATAGTTATAAATATCAACATGATGATGGAAGAGTTTCATAtcctctgtgctttattttctccaGTCCTGTTG GATGTAAGCCTGAACAACAGATGATGTATGCTGGGAGTAAGAATAAGCTAGTGCAAACAGCTGAACTAACCAAG GTATTTGAGATAAGAAATACCGAAGACCTAACTGAAGAATGGTTACGTGAGAAACTTGGATTTTTCCACTAA
- the GMFB gene encoding glia maturation factor beta isoform X2, with translation MKIDKDKRLVVLDEELEGISPDELKDELPERQPRFIVYSYKYQHDDGRVSYPLCFIFSSPVGCKPEQQMMYAGSKNKLVQTAELTKVFEIRNTEDLTEEWLREKLGFFH, from the exons A tgaagATTGATAAGGATAAACGCCTGGTGGTACTGGATGAAGAGCTTGAG GGCATTTCACCAGATGAACTTAAAGATGAACTACCTGAACGACAGCCTCG CTTCATTGTGTATAGTTATAAATATCAACATGATGATGGAAGAGTTTCATAtcctctgtgctttattttctccaGTCCTGTTG GATGTAAGCCTGAACAACAGATGATGTATGCTGGGAGTAAGAATAAGCTAGTGCAAACAGCTGAACTAACCAAG GTATTTGAGATAAGAAATACCGAAGACCTAACTGAAGAATGGTTACGTGAGAAACTTGGATTTTTCCACTAA